CAATATCGCAATATGGCGTCGACGAATAAAGGGTTTGCCCAAGCTCAATACTTAGTCTTAGATTTGCCTCATAGATAAATCGACTGGCTCGTTTGTTATTGCCATGCAGTCCAACAGGAACGGCGGAGGTACGTAACTGAAACGCAGAAGCTAAATGCTCGTCAGGCGGCACGACAAGAACTAACTTTTCAATCGCGCGAGTCATCCCAACATAGAATAATCTACGCTCAGATTGAATGTCGACACTGCCGTCGTCACGAATATATGGAAAATATCCTTCGGCGAGCCGAGGTAACAATACGACTGGCCACTCAAGACCTTTAGACCGATGCACGCTAGTAATTAGCACTGTATTTCTATTTTCGCTTCTTGATTTTTGCTCAGATCTAAGGGATTCGATTAGATCAATTAACACTAATGTAGTAACACTCTTTGATTCGCAAAAGTCGATATAAGCATCTATCGCTGCGACGACTACCTCAGCGTCTTCTGCGTTGAGAGACATCTCTTGTATGCATTTTCTACATTCCGTCATCTCCAAATATGTCGTTAATGCATCTTGAGCCGTCCAATCATTTCGGATCATCAATGTGTGTATTGCATCAGCCTTTCTATTTAATCTGGAGCTCATAAAAGTTGGCAATTCTGCAACTGCATTGGCGACGATTTCAATAATGTTATTTGGAGATTGAGATATCGCTTCTACGATTTGTTTTGTATTAGAGAGCGAGATTCCTGGATGCGGTAGTAAAAATATTCCAGTTAGCGCTTCTATTACATAATCCTTGGGCCGAGTAAATAGGGTGTTAGCGGCAAGACGAAGCAGGTTGGTAAGGGCAGATACTTCCTGCAGGTCGAAGACAGGAAGTCGACCCTCTAGCCGGTAAGGAATACCCGCACGCATCAATGCGAGTTCGATAGGTGGCGTCATAGAAAATAGACGTACAAGTATGGCGAAATCGGATAGAGGTCTTTTCCGATCTAACTCATCTTGAATACTTTTAATAAGCGCTGTTTGAGGTATTGGCCCGCTTTTAACATTTGGTTCGGTATGGAGTTCAATGGATGACTTTGGAGTCGTGCTAGATGATATACAAAGCTTTTCCACTTTATTGGTATTGTTTGCTACCACATTGTTTGAGGCAATCGAAATTGTGTGCCCATATCGAAACGTTTCAGAAAGGGTATACACCGCGGGTTCTAAAAAATCGTTATCAAATTTATCTATTAAGTATTCCGGTCGGCTGCCACGGAAACTATAGAGCGTTTGCGAGTCATCGCCTACTGCGGTGACGTAAGCGCTCTCTCCAGCTAGAAGCTTTATAAGCTCTTGAGATATGTCATTGATATCCTGATATTCATCAATAACTATTTGCTTAAGTCTGTTCGAAACAAAGGCCCTTGCATCCGGAGAATTAGAGATTATTTTAACTGGATCGTAGATTAGATCTGAGAAAAAACGTTCTTTCCTCTCAATACGTAGCTTTTCAAAATTGCTGTACCCAGAAATAAATGGACTTAACTTGGTGTCTATCTTTGCTTTATCGAATACGGCTTCAGGATCTGTTAGGCCAGATTTTACTAAATCAATATAAGAGATAAACGCTTCAATAATATTCGGCCTATTCGGGTTACAAATACCGTTTTGGATCGTCCCCACAGACATTTTTAATGCTTGTTTAGCGAGTAGGGCTTGACCGGACGCGGATGTATTGAGATTGAATTTGGGAAGATACCCTTTTTTTGATAATGATTCGCATAAGCGAAACCCTAGGGAGTGGTAGGTTCTGGTCTGTGGTAGGCGCCGTCTTGGGGTAAGCTCTTTCATTTTTAGCTCGAATTCGAGCTGCGCTGATTTATTGAACATTAGCACCATGATCTCCTGAGCGTGAATTCCGGCTTCTAGCAAGAAGGAGACTCGTCTACGCATCGTCCAGCTCTTCCCTGATCCGGCTACAGCAATAACCTTAATATGGGTATCCAGAGGAGCTTGAATTACCGTGATCTGTTCGGATGT
This DNA window, taken from Teredinibacter purpureus, encodes the following:
- a CDS encoding ATP-dependent helicase; the protein is MNEQATSEQITVIQAPLDTHIKVIAVAGSGKSWTMRRRVSFLLEAGIHAQEIMVLMFNKSAQLEFELKMKELTPRRRLPQTRTYHSLGFRLCESLSKKGYLPKFNLNTSASGQALLAKQALKMSVGTIQNGICNPNRPNIIEAFISYIDLVKSGLTDPEAVFDKAKIDTKLSPFISGYSNFEKLRIERKERFFSDLIYDPVKIISNSPDARAFVSNRLKQIVIDEYQDINDISQELIKLLAGESAYVTAVGDDSQTLYSFRGSRPEYLIDKFDNDFLEPAVYTLSETFRYGHTISIASNNVVANNTNKVEKLCISSSTTPKSSIELHTEPNVKSGPIPQTALIKSIQDELDRKRPLSDFAILVRLFSMTPPIELALMRAGIPYRLEGRLPVFDLQEVSALTNLLRLAANTLFTRPKDYVIEALTGIFLLPHPGISLSNTKQIVEAISQSPNNIIEIVANAVAELPTFMSSRLNRKADAIHTLMIRNDWTAQDALTTYLEMTECRKCIQEMSLNAEDAEVVVAAIDAYIDFCESKSVTTLVLIDLIESLRSEQKSRSENRNTVLITSVHRSKGLEWPVVLLPRLAEGYFPYIRDDGSVDIQSERRLFYVGMTRAIEKLVLVVPPDEHLASAFQLRTSAVPVGLHGNNKRASRFIYEANLRLSIELGQTLYSSTPYCDIETASDPTVINKYLTRVGAQFRITKTS